A single window of Actinoallomurus bryophytorum DNA harbors:
- a CDS encoding GNAT family N-acetyltransferase, protein MKTSPPVELVVASFDDPIVSRLHAGPPPTGEPGTAAAGRSRAAYPPVATDAGMVFLVARSASGPVGCAGLRRLGDDTAEVERLYVRPEYRGLGISRLLLAGVEDLARRRGFTVARLEAGDLRVAGLYASSGYVRIAPFGRHPARSVCFEKSLLVPVTGGRTTGPRSLPRT, encoded by the coding sequence ATGAAGACCAGCCCGCCCGTCGAACTCGTCGTGGCCTCGTTCGACGACCCGATCGTGAGCCGTCTCCACGCCGGGCCGCCGCCGACCGGGGAGCCGGGCACCGCGGCGGCCGGGCGGTCCAGGGCGGCGTATCCGCCTGTCGCCACCGACGCCGGGATGGTCTTCCTGGTCGCGCGGTCGGCATCCGGTCCGGTCGGATGCGCCGGGCTGCGGCGGCTCGGGGACGACACCGCCGAGGTCGAGCGCCTTTATGTGCGGCCCGAATACCGCGGGCTGGGCATCTCACGGCTGTTGCTGGCCGGTGTGGAGGACCTCGCCCGGCGCCGGGGGTTCACGGTCGCCCGGCTCGAGGCGGGCGACCTTCGCGTCGCCGGGCTGTACGCCTCCAGCGGCTACGTCCGGATCGCGCCGTTCGGGCGGCATCCCGCCCGCAGCGTCTGTTTCGAAAAGTCTCTGCTCGTCCCGGTGACCGGGGGCCGGACGACCGGCCCCCGGTCCCTGCCCCGGACCTAG
- a CDS encoding aspartate aminotransferase family protein — protein MSDLLARHRAVIPNWVALYYDEPIEIVSGRGSRVTDAEGRTYLDFFAGIVTNTLGYDIAEVREAVERQLATGVVHTSTLYLLRGQVELAEKIARLSGIEDAKVFFTNSGTEANETALLLATYARKSNQVLAMRQSYHGRSFGTISITANRSWKNSALSPLSVYFLHGGDQHLTQFRGLSDEDYIKVCAEDLRHTLATVTGGDVAAVIAEPIQGVGGYTCPPDGLYAAYQEVLAEQGILFISDEVQTGWGRTGQNFWGIQNHGVTPDMMTFAKGLGNGFAIGGVVARGELLDALHATGLSTFGGNPISTAAANATLDYILDHDLQANAAKVGGRIIDGLKAAGDRLDIVTDVRGKGLMFAIELTEPELAARMLEATKARGLLIGKGGLYGNTLRMAPPLTLTEDEGEEGLGILIDALEEIA, from the coding sequence ATGTCGGACTTGCTTGCACGCCATCGCGCGGTCATCCCGAACTGGGTGGCCCTCTACTACGACGAGCCCATCGAGATCGTCAGCGGCCGGGGCAGCCGGGTCACCGACGCCGAGGGCCGTACCTACCTCGACTTCTTCGCGGGAATCGTCACCAACACGCTGGGCTATGACATCGCCGAGGTGCGCGAGGCCGTGGAGCGCCAGCTCGCGACCGGAGTGGTGCACACCTCCACGCTGTACCTCCTGCGCGGGCAGGTCGAGCTGGCCGAGAAGATCGCCCGGCTGTCCGGCATCGAGGACGCCAAGGTGTTCTTCACCAACTCCGGCACCGAGGCCAACGAGACGGCGCTGCTGCTGGCGACGTACGCGCGCAAGAGCAACCAGGTGCTCGCGATGCGGCAGAGCTACCACGGCCGGTCCTTCGGCACCATCTCGATCACCGCGAACCGGTCCTGGAAGAACAGCGCCCTGTCGCCGCTCAGCGTGTACTTCCTGCACGGCGGCGACCAGCACCTCACGCAGTTCCGCGGGCTGTCGGACGAGGACTACATCAAGGTCTGTGCCGAGGACCTGCGGCACACCCTCGCCACCGTCACGGGCGGCGACGTGGCCGCGGTCATCGCCGAGCCGATCCAGGGCGTCGGCGGCTACACCTGCCCGCCGGACGGGCTGTACGCCGCGTACCAGGAGGTCCTGGCCGAGCAGGGCATCCTGTTCATCTCCGATGAGGTGCAGACCGGCTGGGGACGCACCGGGCAGAACTTCTGGGGCATCCAGAACCACGGTGTGACGCCGGACATGATGACCTTCGCCAAGGGGCTCGGCAACGGGTTCGCCATCGGCGGGGTCGTGGCCCGTGGCGAGCTGCTGGACGCGCTGCACGCGACCGGCCTGTCGACCTTCGGCGGCAACCCGATCTCGACCGCGGCGGCGAACGCCACGCTCGACTACATCCTCGACCACGACCTGCAGGCCAACGCCGCCAAGGTGGGGGGACGGATCATAGACGGGCTGAAGGCCGCCGGCGACCGCCTGGACATCGTCACCGACGTACGCGGCAAGGGCCTGATGTTCGCGATCGAGCTGACCGAGCCCGAGCTCGCCGCCCGCATGCTGGAGGCGACGAAGGCACGTGGTCTGCTCATCGGCAAGGGCGGCCTGTACGGCAACACCCTGCGGATGGCGCCACCCCTCACGCTGACCGAGGACGAGGGCGAAGAGGGTCTGGGCATCCTGATCGACGCGCTGGAAGAGATCGCATGA
- a CDS encoding MMPL family transporter codes for MFESLGRLVHQRRRWVLAGALVLIAIASVWGTQVFGALKGGGFDDPGSGSSHAAKIINDRVGPSDGELVVLYESRSMTVDDPAFRTAVTGTLAKLPTSDVPHVTTYWDTRSPALVSRDRHATYAAIRLTGADLQARLATYKRVRDDLAAPGLRTLRGGTIGVNSDLNRQTSAGLARAEMISTPILLVLLVVIFGSLVSALLPLAIGGVAILGAFTALRLLTLTTDVSTFAINVVTMLGLGLAIDYALFIVTRYREELRRTDSEQEALARTMATAGRTVAFSGITVAIALGGLLFFPQMFLRSMGLGGMAVVLVDMLAALTVLPALLALLGRRVDALRLVRRRTGERTGRGAWYRLARSVMRRPVLYAVGSIAVLLALGAPFLGIRFGGVDVRALPPGAEARTVSTTLDRDFAHSSLSPIDVVLTGGVSGPDLQGYTGRLRGLPGVSAVDIAGTGGGATHVAVRTPADPQSSEARDLVKRIRALPAPGQVYVGGQTAELTDLLSSLSRVLPWTALFVAVVTFALLFAALGSVVLPLKALVMNGLSLSAAFGVMVWVFQDGHLSGLLGFTSTGTVEASQPVLILAVAFGLSMDYELFLLSRIREEWDRTGDNTAAVAVGLQRTGAIITNAALLLAVVIGAFTTSGISFIKLIGVGLLTAVVIDATVVRALLVPATIRLLGRANWWLPSPLRRLHARLALSEAG; via the coding sequence ATGTTCGAATCTCTAGGCCGCCTCGTCCACCAGCGGCGACGATGGGTCCTCGCTGGAGCCCTCGTGCTCATCGCCATCGCCTCCGTGTGGGGTACCCAGGTGTTCGGCGCGCTCAAGGGCGGCGGCTTCGACGACCCGGGCTCCGGATCGTCCCACGCCGCAAAGATCATCAACGACCGTGTCGGCCCCTCCGACGGCGAACTCGTCGTGCTGTACGAGAGCCGGTCCATGACCGTCGACGACCCGGCCTTCCGTACCGCGGTCACCGGGACACTGGCCAAGCTTCCGACGAGCGACGTGCCGCACGTCACCACCTACTGGGACACGCGCTCGCCGGCCCTGGTCTCGCGCGACCGCCACGCGACGTACGCGGCGATCCGGCTGACCGGCGCCGACCTGCAGGCGCGTCTGGCCACCTACAAGCGCGTCCGCGACGACCTGGCGGCGCCCGGCCTGAGAACCCTGCGCGGCGGGACGATCGGCGTCAACAGCGACCTGAACCGGCAGACCTCCGCAGGCCTGGCACGCGCGGAGATGATCTCCACGCCGATCCTGCTGGTGCTGCTCGTCGTGATCTTCGGCAGCCTGGTGTCCGCGCTGCTGCCGCTGGCCATCGGCGGCGTGGCGATCCTCGGCGCGTTCACCGCTCTGCGGCTGCTCACCCTCACCACCGACGTGTCCACGTTCGCGATCAACGTGGTGACGATGCTCGGGCTCGGCCTGGCCATCGACTACGCGCTGTTCATCGTGACCCGCTACCGCGAGGAACTGCGGCGTACCGACTCCGAACAGGAGGCGCTGGCCCGGACCATGGCCACCGCGGGCCGCACGGTCGCGTTCTCCGGCATCACGGTCGCCATCGCGCTCGGCGGGCTGCTGTTCTTCCCGCAGATGTTCCTGCGGTCGATGGGCCTCGGCGGGATGGCGGTCGTGCTCGTCGACATGCTGGCCGCGCTCACCGTGCTGCCGGCGCTGCTGGCACTGCTCGGGCGGCGCGTCGACGCGCTCCGTCTCGTGCGGCGGCGTACCGGTGAGCGGACCGGCAGGGGCGCCTGGTACCGGCTCGCCCGCAGCGTCATGCGCCGGCCCGTGCTCTACGCCGTCGGCTCGATCGCGGTCCTCCTCGCGCTCGGCGCGCCGTTCCTGGGCATCCGGTTCGGCGGCGTCGACGTACGCGCACTGCCGCCCGGCGCCGAGGCACGTACCGTCTCGACCACCCTCGACCGCGACTTCGCCCACAGCTCGCTCTCACCGATCGACGTCGTCCTCACCGGCGGCGTCTCGGGCCCTGACCTGCAGGGCTACACCGGCAGGCTGCGCGGTCTGCCGGGGGTGTCCGCGGTCGACATCGCGGGAACGGGCGGCGGCGCGACCCACGTCGCGGTACGCACGCCGGCCGACCCGCAGTCATCGGAGGCCCGCGACCTGGTGAAACGGATCCGGGCACTGCCCGCGCCGGGACAGGTGTACGTCGGCGGGCAGACCGCGGAGCTCACCGACCTGCTGAGCAGCCTCTCCCGCGTACTCCCGTGGACGGCGCTGTTCGTGGCGGTGGTGACGTTCGCCCTGCTGTTCGCGGCGCTCGGCTCGGTCGTGCTTCCGCTCAAGGCACTGGTCATGAACGGGCTGTCGCTCAGTGCGGCGTTCGGCGTCATGGTGTGGGTGTTCCAGGACGGCCATCTCTCGGGCCTGCTCGGCTTCACCTCGACGGGGACGGTCGAGGCGTCACAGCCGGTGCTCATTCTCGCCGTGGCGTTCGGGCTGTCGATGGACTATGAGTTGTTCCTGCTCAGCCGGATCCGGGAGGAGTGGGACCGCACCGGGGACAACACCGCGGCGGTCGCCGTCGGGCTGCAGCGCACCGGCGCCATCATCACGAACGCCGCCCTGCTCCTGGCCGTCGTGATCGGCGCCTTCACCACGTCGGGCATCTCGTTCATCAAGCTCATCGGCGTCGGCCTCCTGACCGCGGTGGTGATCGACGCCACCGTCGTACGCGCGCTGCTGGTACCGGCCACGATCCGGCTGCTGGGCCGCGCCAACTGGTGGCTGCCGAGCCCCCTGCGGCGACTGCACGCCCGCCTCGCGCTGAGCGAGGCCGGCTAG
- a CDS encoding trypsin-like serine peptidase, with the protein MFKSAPIALVTPAIGAVLGALGPATNHPAPGVTAVTDHVIASGPSTTLRYWTAERMRRALIPPRRQRSNPMTGMSGPDDAGQDTGAPVMIPGSAPAPQSSRRGVETPGAPWTSRGAVRATTGKVFFTINGADYVCSAGTVASANHDLVVTAGHCAQDATGTWARNWIYVPGYDQGRRPYGAFAARHLFVPGRWSARGDENYDVALVVLATTGGRHVTDVVGAQGIAFDQPRGSLVYGFGYPAGGRYDGEHLTYCSGKTYPDSHKITHDEGLRCDMTEGSSGGPWLTRFDAGTGTGVVTSVSSFKYADDPATMYGPYFGNAVRRMYARAQGA; encoded by the coding sequence ATGTTCAAGAGTGCCCCCATCGCCCTCGTCACCCCCGCCATCGGCGCCGTCCTCGGCGCCCTCGGCCCGGCGACGAACCACCCCGCGCCCGGTGTGACCGCGGTGACCGATCACGTCATCGCGTCCGGCCCCTCCACGACCCTCCGCTACTGGACCGCGGAGCGCATGCGCCGCGCGCTGATCCCCCCACGGCGTCAGCGCTCGAACCCGATGACCGGCATGTCCGGCCCCGACGACGCCGGCCAGGACACCGGCGCACCGGTCATGATCCCGGGCAGCGCGCCCGCCCCCCAGTCCAGCCGCCGCGGTGTGGAGACCCCCGGCGCGCCATGGACCTCACGCGGCGCCGTACGCGCCACCACCGGCAAGGTCTTCTTCACCATCAACGGCGCCGACTACGTGTGTTCCGCGGGCACGGTCGCCAGCGCCAACCACGACCTGGTCGTGACCGCCGGCCACTGCGCACAGGACGCCACCGGCACGTGGGCCCGCAACTGGATCTACGTACCGGGGTACGACCAGGGCCGCCGTCCGTACGGCGCGTTCGCGGCGAGGCACCTGTTCGTGCCGGGCCGGTGGTCGGCGCGGGGCGACGAGAACTACGACGTCGCCCTGGTGGTGCTCGCCACGACCGGCGGACGGCATGTCACCGACGTGGTCGGTGCCCAGGGCATCGCCTTCGACCAGCCGCGCGGCTCACTCGTGTACGGCTTCGGCTACCCCGCCGGAGGCCGCTACGACGGCGAGCACCTGACGTACTGCAGCGGCAAGACCTATCCCGACTCCCACAAGATCACTCACGACGAGGGCCTGCGCTGCGACATGACGGAGGGCTCCAGCGGCGGCCCGTGGCTGACCCGGTTCGACGCCGGCACGGGGACCGGCGTGGTCACCTCGGTGAGCAGCTTCAAGTACGCCGACGACCCCGCCACGATGTACGGCCCTTATTTCGGGAATGCCGTACGCCGCATGTACGCCAGGGCCCAGGGGGCGTGA
- a CDS encoding CoA-acylating methylmalonate-semialdehyde dehydrogenase, translated as MKRITHWIGGKPWTGTAERQGDVYDPATGELSGHVDFATTDDVGTAVATAKAAFPGWRDTSLAKRANVLFAFRELVRSNAGELAALISSEHGKVRSDAAGEVARGLEVVEFACGIPHLLKGGFSENVSTRVDSYSIRQPLGVVAGITPFNFPAMVPMWMFPVAIAAGNTFVLKPSEKDPSTSVRLAELWQEAGLPEGVFNVVHGDKVSVDALLSHPDVRAVSFVGSTPIARYVYETGTAHGKRVQALGGAKNHMLVLPDADLDLAADAAVSAGFGSAGERCMAISVVVAVDPVGDELVDKIKERVAGLTVGPGTEAASEMGPLVTRQHRDKVESYLDGGVAQGATLAVDGRSHPVPSGDGFWLGPTVLDHVTSEMDCYRDEIFGPVLSVVRASSYDAGMELIAGNPYGNGTAIFTNDGGAARRFQNEVEVGMIGVNVPIPVPMAYYSFGGWKSSLFGDTHVHGSEGVHFYTRGKVVTARWLGPEHGGVNLGFPTNA; from the coding sequence ATGAAGCGGATAACCCACTGGATCGGCGGCAAGCCCTGGACCGGTACCGCCGAGCGTCAGGGCGACGTGTACGACCCGGCGACGGGCGAGCTGAGCGGGCACGTCGACTTCGCCACCACCGATGACGTGGGCACGGCCGTCGCCACCGCCAAGGCGGCGTTCCCCGGATGGCGGGACACGTCCCTGGCCAAGCGCGCGAACGTCCTGTTCGCCTTCCGCGAGCTGGTGCGGAGCAACGCCGGCGAGCTGGCGGCGCTGATCAGCTCCGAACACGGGAAGGTCCGGTCCGACGCGGCCGGCGAGGTGGCGCGCGGACTGGAGGTGGTGGAGTTCGCGTGCGGGATCCCGCACCTGCTCAAGGGCGGTTTCTCCGAGAACGTCTCGACGCGCGTGGACTCCTACTCCATCCGGCAGCCGCTGGGCGTCGTCGCGGGGATCACGCCCTTCAACTTCCCGGCGATGGTGCCGATGTGGATGTTCCCGGTGGCGATCGCGGCCGGCAACACCTTCGTGCTGAAGCCGTCGGAGAAGGACCCCTCGACCTCGGTACGGCTCGCCGAGCTGTGGCAGGAGGCGGGCCTGCCCGAAGGCGTCTTCAACGTCGTGCACGGCGACAAGGTCAGCGTGGACGCCCTGCTGTCCCATCCGGACGTACGCGCGGTGAGCTTCGTCGGCTCGACGCCGATCGCGCGCTACGTCTATGAGACCGGCACCGCGCACGGCAAGCGGGTGCAGGCGCTCGGCGGGGCCAAGAACCACATGCTCGTGCTCCCCGACGCCGACCTCGACCTGGCCGCCGACGCCGCCGTCTCGGCCGGGTTCGGCTCGGCCGGCGAGCGCTGCATGGCGATCTCGGTCGTGGTGGCCGTCGACCCGGTGGGCGACGAGCTGGTCGACAAGATCAAGGAACGCGTCGCCGGGCTGACCGTCGGGCCGGGCACGGAGGCGGCCTCGGAGATGGGGCCGCTCGTCACGCGCCAGCACCGCGACAAGGTCGAGTCCTATCTGGACGGCGGGGTCGCCCAGGGCGCCACGCTCGCCGTCGACGGGCGGTCGCACCCGGTGCCGTCAGGGGACGGCTTCTGGCTCGGGCCCACCGTGCTCGACCACGTCACCTCCGAGATGGACTGCTACCGGGACGAGATCTTCGGGCCCGTGCTCTCGGTCGTACGCGCGTCCTCCTACGACGCGGGCATGGAGCTCATCGCCGGCAACCCGTACGGGAACGGCACCGCGATCTTCACCAATGACGGCGGTGCCGCGCGCCGGTTCCAGAATGAGGTTGAGGTCGGCATGATCGGGGTGAATGTGCCGATCCCGGTGCCGATGGCGTACTACTCCTTCGGCGGCTGGAAGTCCTCACTGTTCGGCGACACCCACGTGCACGGCAGCGAGGGCGTCCACTTCTACACCCGCGGCAAGGTCGTCACCGCCCGCTGGCTGGGGCCCGAGCACGGCGGGGTCAACCTGGGCTTCCCCACCAACGCCTGA
- a CDS encoding 4a-hydroxytetrahydrobiopterin dehydratase yields MEKLNEAEVERELADTPGWERAGDSIVRTAKFKDFKEAMEFVNRVAGVAEEANHHPDITIQWNTVTLTQSTHVAGGLTEHDFRLARRLNAL; encoded by the coding sequence ATGGAGAAGCTGAATGAGGCCGAGGTCGAGCGGGAGCTGGCCGACACGCCCGGCTGGGAGCGCGCCGGCGACTCCATCGTGCGCACCGCGAAGTTCAAGGACTTCAAGGAGGCCATGGAGTTCGTCAACCGTGTCGCCGGTGTGGCGGAGGAGGCGAACCACCACCCGGACATCACGATCCAGTGGAACACCGTCACCCTGACCCAGAGCACTCATGTCGCGGGTGGCCTGACCGAGCACGACTTCCGGCTGGCTCGCCGGCTGAACGCACTGTGA
- a CDS encoding TetR/AcrR family transcriptional regulator translates to MPTTRRERLRDATLLEIKEVAREHLRAHGPAGISLRGIARDIGMTAPALYRYYASLEDLLAAMIETYTHELSDAMEAARDALPADDVGGRLVAVTRAFRSWALDHRPEFTMIYGAPAPGFSAPEEGGIREAGGRLGGIFFALFAELWQRAPFPIPSDEEINPALRRQLEVFSAGCGPEVAGMPIGVIRLYAAAWVRLYGLVTMEIFGHVHYLMEDADPFFESELADLGKMLGLKKIAPA, encoded by the coding sequence GTGCCGACCACCCGCCGGGAACGCCTGCGCGACGCCACGCTGCTCGAGATCAAGGAGGTGGCGCGCGAACACCTCCGAGCTCACGGCCCCGCCGGTATCTCCCTGCGCGGCATCGCGCGTGACATCGGCATGACCGCCCCGGCGCTGTACCGCTACTACGCGAGCCTCGAAGACCTCCTCGCGGCGATGATCGAGACGTACACACACGAGCTGAGTGACGCGATGGAGGCCGCGCGCGACGCGCTGCCCGCCGATGACGTGGGCGGCCGTCTCGTCGCCGTGACCCGCGCCTTCCGCTCGTGGGCCCTGGACCACAGGCCGGAGTTCACGATGATCTACGGCGCGCCCGCGCCGGGCTTCAGCGCGCCGGAGGAGGGCGGGATCCGGGAGGCGGGAGGACGGCTGGGCGGCATCTTCTTCGCGCTGTTCGCCGAGCTCTGGCAGCGGGCGCCCTTCCCCATTCCGTCCGATGAGGAGATCAACCCCGCGCTGCGCCGTCAGCTCGAGGTGTTCTCGGCCGGGTGCGGCCCCGAGGTGGCCGGCATGCCGATCGGCGTCATCCGGTTGTACGCCGCGGCATGGGTCCGGTTGTACGGCCTGGTCACGATGGAGATTTTCGGACACGTGCACTATCTGATGGAGGACGCCGATCCGTTCTTCGAGTCCGAGCTGGCCGACCTCGGCAAGATGCTCGGCCTGAAGAAGATCGCCCCTGCCTGA
- a CDS encoding ABC transporter substrate-binding protein produces MRRSRMLAAAVMATALGLAGCSGGGGDHQTTEVRAAQTMGQGEGSVSLVSWNGYLEDGANDPRVDWITPFEKKTKCKVNIKYAANPQEMLALMSKPNLHYDGVAATPEIAGKLITDKQVVPVNPDLVDSYKELEPALRSQLTVKGKHYAVPFTWGANLLMYDQRTVRPQPDSWAALFDPAQAKRYSGHLVVRDSPLTLGDVALYLRAHNRKLHIKDPFALTPKQLSAAANVIAKQHPMVKTYWLNPSDAIAAFATGEASLGEVWPYQVDVLSRSGRPVAGVTPREGVTGWMDSWMIGARADHPNCMYQWLNWASSPEVQQQVAQWDGVAPANPEACAPDRLRPQFCSAYHVGDRAYLSKVLFARMPAASCAKDKGCADYADWNRAWQDARG; encoded by the coding sequence ATGAGGCGTTCGCGGATGCTCGCGGCGGCCGTGATGGCCACCGCACTCGGTCTCGCGGGCTGCAGCGGGGGCGGCGGCGATCACCAGACCACAGAGGTGCGGGCGGCCCAGACCATGGGGCAGGGCGAGGGCTCCGTGTCCCTGGTGAGCTGGAACGGCTACCTCGAGGACGGCGCCAACGACCCGCGAGTCGACTGGATCACCCCGTTCGAGAAGAAGACCAAGTGCAAGGTCAACATCAAGTACGCGGCGAACCCGCAGGAGATGCTGGCCCTGATGTCCAAGCCGAACCTCCACTACGACGGGGTCGCCGCGACCCCGGAGATCGCCGGCAAGCTCATTACCGACAAACAGGTCGTGCCGGTCAACCCGGACCTCGTCGACTCCTACAAGGAGCTCGAGCCCGCCCTCCGCTCGCAGCTCACGGTGAAGGGCAAGCACTACGCCGTGCCGTTCACCTGGGGTGCGAACCTCCTCATGTACGACCAGCGGACCGTACGCCCGCAGCCGGACAGCTGGGCGGCGCTGTTCGACCCGGCGCAGGCCAAGAGGTACTCGGGGCACCTGGTCGTACGGGACAGCCCGCTGACGCTGGGCGACGTCGCGCTCTACCTGCGGGCGCACAACCGGAAGCTGCACATCAAGGACCCCTTCGCGCTGACGCCCAAGCAGCTCTCCGCCGCGGCGAACGTGATCGCCAAGCAGCACCCGATGGTGAAGACGTACTGGCTCAACCCGTCGGACGCGATCGCCGCGTTCGCGACGGGGGAGGCCTCGCTGGGCGAGGTCTGGCCGTACCAGGTCGACGTGCTCAGCCGCAGCGGCCGGCCCGTCGCCGGGGTGACGCCGCGCGAGGGCGTGACCGGCTGGATGGACTCCTGGATGATCGGCGCCCGTGCCGACCATCCGAACTGCATGTACCAGTGGCTCAACTGGGCGAGCTCGCCGGAGGTACAGCAGCAGGTGGCCCAGTGGGACGGCGTGGCCCCGGCCAACCCGGAGGCGTGCGCGCCCGACCGGCTGCGCCCGCAGTTCTGCAGCGCCTACCACGTCGGTGACCGTGCCTATCTGAGCAAGGTGCTGTTCGCCCGGATGCCGGCCGCGAGCTGCGCCAAGGACAAGGGCTGCGCCGACTACGCGGACTGGAACCGCGCCTGGCAGGACGCCCGCGGCTGA